In Nakamurella antarctica, the following are encoded in one genomic region:
- a CDS encoding gamma-glutamyl-gamma-aminobutyrate hydrolase family protein, whose amino-acid sequence MGTARPVIGISMYREPASWGQWKDVQATLLPAAYSHHVSAGGGTPVLLAPFGIADDVASVVGRLDGLVIAGGADVNPSRYGRDPEPPTAGWRDDRDVSELALLNAAADLDLPTLGICRGMQMMAVHAGGTLLQHLPDVVGTDDHSPGPGAYQDNPVTTVPGTMVAALLGESALAHCHHHQSVDNHPGFRASAHSHDGIVEAFENPTRKFWVGVQWHPETGTDLRLFTALSAAATAYRTA is encoded by the coding sequence GTGGGCACAGCGCGGCCGGTAATCGGGATTTCGATGTATCGGGAACCGGCGTCGTGGGGACAGTGGAAAGACGTTCAGGCCACTCTGCTGCCCGCTGCGTACTCCCATCACGTGTCGGCGGGTGGTGGCACACCGGTGTTGCTCGCCCCTTTCGGTATCGCTGATGACGTGGCCTCGGTGGTCGGAAGGCTCGACGGCCTCGTCATTGCTGGCGGGGCGGATGTCAACCCCTCGCGGTACGGACGCGATCCGGAGCCGCCCACCGCAGGGTGGCGCGACGACCGCGACGTTTCCGAGCTGGCATTGCTCAATGCCGCGGCCGACCTCGACCTACCTACCCTGGGCATTTGCCGGGGAATGCAAATGATGGCGGTGCACGCGGGGGGCACGCTGCTCCAGCACCTGCCCGATGTGGTGGGCACTGACGACCACTCCCCGGGACCCGGTGCCTACCAGGACAATCCGGTGACAACAGTTCCCGGGACGATGGTCGCAGCGCTGCTCGGCGAGAGTGCGCTCGCGCATTGCCACCATCACCAATCGGTGGACAACCATCCTGGATTTCGAGCTTCTGCCCACAGCCACGACGGTATCGTCGAAGCTTTCGAGAACCCGACAAGGAAATTTTGGGTCGGCGTCCAATGGCACCCAGAGACAGGAACTGACCTGCGGCTCTTTACCGCGTTGAGCGCGGCGGCCACCGCCTACCGCACCGCCTGA